A region of the Gemmatimonadota bacterium genome:
CGCTGGTTGGCGCGCAGTCGCTCGCGCACCGTGTTCACGAGGTTGGGGTGCAGCGTGGCCACGATGCGTACGCCGCCGGCCACGGTGCGGTACTCGAACTTCCCCTCGATCCCCGACTCGAAGGCGCGCCGCGACCGGTACAGCAGCTTCCCCTCCGGGGTGAACGCCGAGATGGCGATGAGCGAATCGGTGGAATACGCGGCACCGTAGCGCCAGCTGGGATCGATGAGCGACGGAGGCAGCAGCGGCTGCTGCGCGAGGAGCCGGTCGGCGCTCACCTGCCAGTGCCGCAGCCGCGTGAACAGGTACCCGAACCAGGTGATGACCTTCCCCTCGGCGTCGCGGTGCATCGCGACGACGATGGTCACCGGTTCGCCATTCACGAGCCGGTGCCGCTGCGCGGTCTCGTTGCGATTGAGCTTGGGCGGCTCGATGTCGGCGAGGACCGAGTCGATCTGCGCGCGCACCTCGGGAAGGCGCGCCGAGCCGAGTGCCTCGAAGCGCGCGCCGCGGTGCGTCCCCAGGCGGAAGTAGCCCGCCAGCGGGTCAGCCGTCATGTCGTACCCTTCTCCCTCGAGCACCTCCTCGACGGTGGAGGCGAAGTCGTCGAGCGTGACGAGCGAGGGGGGGCGCGGCGGGGCTGCCAGCACGGCCGCCGACGCGCGCGTGCGCTCGGAGTTGCTCATCGAGAAGACGCGCTCGCCGAACAGGCGCGCGGCGAAGATCGCATACTCGGTCAGCGCCTCGTCGGTCGCGGTGACGTGGCTCTCCCGGCTGCGTCGCAGCTGGCGCCCGGCCACGAGCGACACGCCCATCATCGCCAGCAGCAAGAGCGCAAAGAGGGCGGTGGGGGCGCTGGGGATGATCGCCCGCGTCCATGAGGGACGTACGCGCTCACGCCATCGCGTGCGCCGGCTCACGCAGCGCCTCCGCGCAGGAGACGCACGCGCGCGCCGCACGACGTGACGCGAGGGCGCGTCATGCCTGCCCACGCAGGATCGCGCCCACCCGCGCCCGCGTGGACGCGCCCAGCTTGAGCAGCACCGCCTCGGTATGATTTCGGGCCGTGTACGTGCTCAACCCCAGTGCCTCGGCGATCTCGGCGTTCGACAATCCCTGCGCCAGCAAACGCGCCACCTCGACCTGCCGGTCGGTGAGGCCGAATCGCTGCTGCAATGCGTCGTCGCCTAACGCGCCATTGGTCGCCGGCCCTTCGTCGGCGCTGGCGCGCCGCAGGTGCGCACCGATGCGCGCCATGAGCTCGACCACCCCGAACGGCTTGGTGACGTAGTCATCGGCCCCCAGGCGGAATCCCCTGACCTTGTCGGCCTCCAGCCCGCGCGCACTCAGGATCAGCACGGGCGCGCTGCAGCCGCGCGAGCGCAGCTGCTCGAGCACGTAGTAGCCGTCGCGGTCGGGGAGGCCGAGGTCGAGGACGAGGAGGTCGGGGGACTCACGCATGGCGGTCTCGATGGCGGCCGCCGCGGTGCCGGCGACGGTCGCCTTGTGCCCTTCGACCTCGAGGTTCCGCCTCAACCCACTCGCGAGGTCGACGTTGTCTTCGACGATGAGGATACGCTTCATGGCTGGGCTCGACGCGGTTCGGGTATCGCCTGAGGGAAGGTGCCCCCGCCGGGTGCCAGGATCGTGGGTAATTCTACCCATTCCGCTCTCCCTGCGGTGGTTGGGCAGGGACCCCGACACAGAGGACATGCCGTGGGTCGAACGACTCACGCGAGGCCTGCCCGCCCCCTTTAGGCTCCCGGTGCGGCGCGTCGCCGCCCCACGTCCCTCACCGGAGCCCTTTCATGCTCGCCTTGCACTCGACACGGCGCCAGCTCACCGCCGCCACCCTCATCCTCTCCACCGCGCTGGCAGCGTGCGGCGGTGATGCCTCCGCCGCCACGGCCCCCGACGGCAACGCCGGCGCGGGCAACGGCACCGCCTTCCCCACCGAACTCGTGGAGACGTGGGTCTACGGCGTCAGCTCGCCCACCAACTTCCACGATGCCTACACCGGCGCCTGGATCGACAATGCCTACGGCACCGCGGTGCTGTTCGAGTTCAGGCCCAACGGCACGTACACGCAGTCGATCCTCATCGCCACGAGGGCCTACAGCTGCAAGTCGCAGGTCTTCATCTACAACGAAGGGCGCGCGGTGGTCGAGGGGGCGGTGATCAAGGTCTATCCGACGACGGGGTCCATCAAGGCGCGCGACACCTGCGTGGCCGCCAACAACTACGACCGCCCCGACAACGTCGCGAACAAGCAGGGGAGCCAGTACGGGTGGACCTTCAAGCTGCACGACGATGGCAAGACGTACCTGCTGATCGGCGTCAACAACGACATGTCGAACCCGTCGTACTTTCGCCTCGCGCAGTGATTGCGCAGTGCTCGTGCGGCGAGCACGCGGCGACCGCGCAGTCGAGCGGGGGGAGCGCGTTGGACAGGACCTGTCGTACCGATCCCACGCTCTGGCCCTCAGTCCAGCCTTCGCTACCTTTTTCTCCTCACCCCTCTCGGGCACTCTCCCATGCGTGTTCATTCCTGGGCGCTCGCCGCGCTGGCGGCGCTGGCCGTCCCGTCGCAGGGCGCACTGGCGCAGAACGAAGCCGCTCTGCGCGCCGCCTTCGAAGGCAAGTCCCTCACCGTGAAGGTCGACATGCCCGCCACGAGCAAGGGCGTCGACGTCTTTCCGCAGGAATCGATGCCGGTCAACTGGCGCGAGATGGCCAACCGGATGAAGGAGTTCGGCACCGCGCTCAAGCCGGGGCAGCAGGTCATGATCACCAAGGTCGTCGTCAAGAAGGACTCGCACATCGAGTTCCAGCTCGGTGGCGGCGGGTGGGGGACCTTCGGCGACCGCGTGAACTCCTCCTCCTCGGTCTCGGCCGCCACCGAGAGCGAGACCAAGGAAGAGCGCGACCTGAAGGCGCGCATCAAGGCCGCCCAGGGCCCTACCGAGCGAAAGCGGCTGGAGAAGGAGCTGGCCAACGCCCGCTCCGAGCGCGAGCGCGAGAACTCGAAGGCCAAGGCCGAAGCCGCGCAGGCCAACGAGGCGCGTGAGGCGAACCTGCGGGTCAAGCGCGCCGAGAGCGGCTCGCGCTTCAACATCCGCTACCGGAACGGGATCCCGCCCTTTGCGCTCACCCCGCAGGGGGTCGCCGAGGCGCTCGCGCCGTACGCCGACATCGCGGGGATGCCGGTCGCGGCCGCGGGGGCGGGACAGGGGGCCGCCGCTCCCGCGGGGGCGAACTCCCTCGCGCCTGCCACCCCGGGTGCCGCGGCGATCCCGGTCGGGAGCGCCCAGGCCGTCCTCGCCCTCAAGAAGGGGCTGACGCTGACCGAGGTCGAGGCGCTGCTCGGCCCCGCCGCATCGGCCAACGAGGTCAAGGAAGGGTCGATGACGGTGATGAAGCGCGGCTATACCGCCGACGGAAAGCGGATCAGCACCTCGTTCGTGGGCGGGGTCCTCATCGACTACGCCATCACGCCGCTGTAGGCCCAGCGGCTGGGGTCAGAGCTGGGGGCAGAGTTGGGGTCAGCGCCCAGCTCTGCCCCCGTGAACAGACCTCGGCAACAGCCGAACGGGCGGGGAAGCCGTTAGTTTGTACGGACGCCGGGTGGCCCTCCCAAGGGGGTCCACCCGGTTGGCATCACCAGCCCTATCGCACCTGCCGGAACTTCCCGTGACCCACGATCCTGCCTCGCCCGCCACGCCGAGCACCCCGGCGCCCGCTCCCGCCTCGGCGCCTTCGCCGGCGCCGGCTTCCGCGCCGCGCAGCAACTTCATCCGCGAGATGGTCGCGGACGACGTCGCCTCGGGGAAGTTCGGCCGCGCCGTCTGCACGCGCTTCCCGCCCGAGCCCAACGGCTACCTGCACATCGGGCACTCCAAGTCGCTCGTCCTCAACTTCGGGCTGGCCCGCGACTTTGGCGGCAAGTGCAACCTGCGCTTCGACGACACCAACCCGTTCACCGAAGACCTCAAGTACGTCAACGCCATCAAGGACGACATCCGATGGCTGGGCTTCGAGTGGGACAACGAGTTCTACGCCTCCGACTACTTCGAGCCGCTGTATGACATCGCGGTGAAGCTGGTGAAGGAGGGGAAGGCGTATGTCGATTCGCAGAACGAGGAGGAGATCCGCACCGGACGCGGGACCGTCACCACGCCGGGGACCGACTCGCCGTATCGCGCGCGCACCCCTGACGAGAACCTCGACCTGCTCGAGCGGATGAAGGCGGGGGAGTTCGAGGACGGGGCGCACGTGCTGCGGGCCAAGATCGACATGGCGCACCCCAACATGATCATGCGCGACCCGCTGCTGCTGCGGATCCGCAAGGCGTCGCATTACCGCCGCGGCGATGCCTGGTGCATCTACCCGCTGTACGACTTTGCCCACGGGCTCAGCGACGCCATCGAGGGGATCACGCACTCGTTATGCACGCTGGAGTTCAAGGACAACCGCGACATCTACGACTGGCTCGTGCGCGAGGCCGGCTTCGTGCGGCCGCCGGAGCAGACCGAGTTCGCCCGCCTGCAGATCGACTACACCGTCATGTCCAAGCGGAAGTTCCTCCGCCTGGTGAATGAAGGGCACGTGGCCGGGTGGGACGATCCGCGCATGCCGACCATCGCCGGGCTGCGCCGCCGCGGCGTGACGCCGGAAGCGATCAAGAGCTTCGCCGAGAGCGTGGGCGTGGCGCGTTCGGACGCTCGGACGGAGCTCGCCAAGTTCGAGCACGCCATCCGCGACGACCTCAACATGCGCGTCCCGCGCGTGCTCTGCGTGCTCAAGCCGCTCAAGGTGGTGCTCACCAACTACCCCGACGATCTGGTCGAGGAGTTGGACGCCCCGTACTACCCGCACGACGTCCCCAAGGAAGGGTCGCGCACGCTCCCGTTCTCCAGGGAGATCTGGATCGATCGCGACGACTTCATGGAAGATCCGCCGAAGAAGTTCTTCCGGCTGGCCCCAGGGCGCGAAGTGCGCCTGCGCTACGGCTACCTGATCACCTGCACCGAGGTCATCAAGGACTCGTCAGGCAACGTGGTGGAGCTGCGCTGCACCTACGATCCGGCCACGAAGGGAGGGAACACCCCCGACGGCCGCAAGGTGCAGGGGACGATCCACTGGGTCTCGGCACGTCATGCGATCGCCTGCGAGGTGCGCTTGTACGATCGCCTCTTCGCCGTCGCCGATCCCGACGCGGTGGAAGAGGGGAAGGACTTCATCTCGGCGCTCAACCCGAACTCGCTGGTGGTGGTGCCGAACGCCTACGTGGAGCCGAGCACGGCAAACGACGAGGCGGGGTCGCGCTATCAGTTCGAGCGCACGGGGTACTTCGTGCACGACGCCGTGGCGTCAGCCGAGGGGGGGATGCCGGTGTACAACCGCACGGTGACGCTGCGCGATAGCTGGGAGAAGGAGAAGGGGAAGGGATAGCGACCCCTCCGGGCGAGCGGTAAAGTTGCGGGCGCTCCGCGCTGACGTTTCACCTCCATTCGCCAGGTCATGATCAACGTCGTACGTCGATTCACGGTCGCCGCCGCTTTGCTGGTGGCGACCGTTTCCGTAGTGGGTGCCCAGACGTTACAGCCGCGCCCCTTCCCCACCGAAGGGATCTCGTCGTTCCTGTTCGACTCGCCGCTCATGGGGGTGAAGTACGACGTCTCGGTCTGGGTCCCGCCGAGCTTCAAGCCCGAATCGGGGAAGAAGCTCCCGCTCTTGGTGGTGACCGACGGGAACAACGCCTTCACGGTCGCGATGGACGCCGCCCGATCGCTCATCAACCAAGGAGCGATCGACGAGATGATCATTGCCAGCATCGGGACGCCGCCCGAGGACGGAGAAAAGGCGTTCGTTTCGCGCCGCGTCTACGAGTTCTCCCCGCCCAACTGGGACATGAAGGACCCGTTCGGCGTGGAGGTCCAGCGGACGTGCAAGACGATGGGCTCCCCTCCCGACCGCTGCACGGGCGGGGCGCCGAAGTTCCTCACGGTGATCAACGAGGAGTTGATCGCCATGCTCACCAAGCGATTCGCCGTCGACACCACACAACTCGGGCTGTTCGGTGTGTCGGCCGGCGGCTTCTTCGCCTCGTGGGCCGTCTTCCAACCCGAGTCGCGCTTCACGAAGTACATGCTCAACTCGCCGGCCATGGCGTATGGCGGCGACGTGATTCACCGACTGGAGGCCGACTACGCCGCGACGCACAAGGACCTCAAGGCGTCGATCCACCTGACGGCCGGGACGCTGGAGATCAACGATCCCTACCTCGAGGGACGCGGCCACATCGTGAGCGGGATGGCCCGCTTTGCGGCGTCGCTCTCGGGGCGGGGTTACCCAGGGCTCAAGCTGTGGACCGAGATGCTCGACGGGATGGGGCACGGCGACGCCACGGGGACGGCGCTGGTGCGCGGGCTGCGCGTGCTCTACGGCCTCCCGCCGATTCCGTACGGCACCACGCGCTGAGCGCGGCCGGAGGGGGAGACCAGACGGGAGGGGCGAGGAAGGGGTGGTTGAAGACTGGCGACGCGACCTTCGCGGCAGGATCGACACGCTCGGCGATCAGTCGCTCACCCAACACCCCGGATGTCTCGTCAACGGTTTCGACGGCAACATCTGGTGTGCGAGCTGGGACGGCGACTGGAAGCAGTTCCCGGTGTAGTCGCGCTACGGTTCGCGGAGTGCCCGGAGCAGCCGTTGCCCCGGGCGCCCCGTGACGGCGTGCCCGATGCGAAGCTGTTCCGCTTTCACCGCCTCGCGCGTGCGCACGGTGAGCACCCCGCTCGGGGCCCCGATGTCGTGCCCGCGCGAGGCGAGCAGGCGTTGCAGCTCACGACGGTCGGCGCGCGAGAGGCCGAGGTCGTCGGTGGGCCACGGTGTGACGAAGGGGGCGCCGCCACGCAGGCGGTCGGCGAGGTGGACGATGGCGAGCGTGTACGCCTCGGAGGCGTTGTAGCGATAGACGGCGCCGAAGTTTTCGC
Encoded here:
- a CDS encoding response regulator; translation: MKRILIVEDNVDLASGLRRNLEVEGHKATVAGTAAAAIETAMRESPDLLVLDLGLPDRDGYYVLEQLRSRGCSAPVLILSARGLEADKVRGFRLGADDYVTKPFGVVELMARIGAHLRRASADEGPATNGALGDDALQQRFGLTDRQVEVARLLAQGLSNAEIAEALGLSTYTARNHTEAVLLKLGASTRARVGAILRGQA
- a CDS encoding glutamine--tRNA ligase/YqeY domain fusion protein, with the translated sequence MTHDPASPATPSTPAPAPASAPSPAPASAPRSNFIREMVADDVASGKFGRAVCTRFPPEPNGYLHIGHSKSLVLNFGLARDFGGKCNLRFDDTNPFTEDLKYVNAIKDDIRWLGFEWDNEFYASDYFEPLYDIAVKLVKEGKAYVDSQNEEEIRTGRGTVTTPGTDSPYRARTPDENLDLLERMKAGEFEDGAHVLRAKIDMAHPNMIMRDPLLLRIRKASHYRRGDAWCIYPLYDFAHGLSDAIEGITHSLCTLEFKDNRDIYDWLVREAGFVRPPEQTEFARLQIDYTVMSKRKFLRLVNEGHVAGWDDPRMPTIAGLRRRGVTPEAIKSFAESVGVARSDARTELAKFEHAIRDDLNMRVPRVLCVLKPLKVVLTNYPDDLVEELDAPYYPHDVPKEGSRTLPFSREIWIDRDDFMEDPPKKFFRLAPGREVRLRYGYLITCTEVIKDSSGNVVELRCTYDPATKGGNTPDGRKVQGTIHWVSARHAIACEVRLYDRLFAVADPDAVEEGKDFISALNPNSLVVVPNAYVEPSTANDEAGSRYQFERTGYFVHDAVASAEGGMPVYNRTVTLRDSWEKEKGKG